In the genome of Nitrospirota bacterium, one region contains:
- the larB gene encoding nickel pincer cofactor biosynthesis protein LarB: MDTESLKSLLNSFKTGIASLDDVLKTLKHMPYEDLEFARIDHHRALISGMAEVVFGQNKKTEDSIAIAHKIYKENGKVLLTRVNEDVYNGLNIEGAAYDKDARVITASVKNIEQTGKVLIISAGTADIPVAKEAALTASFLGSAVETLFDAGVAGLHRILKNMRLFDSANAIVVIAGMEGALPSVVGALTDKPIIAVPTSVGYGTSLGGLTALFAMLNSCVPGIAVMNIDNGFGAGCFAHKINMLSVR; the protein is encoded by the coding sequence ATGGACACAGAATCGCTAAAAAGTCTCTTAAACTCATTTAAAACCGGTATAGCCAGCCTTGATGATGTGCTTAAAACTCTTAAACACATGCCGTATGAGGATTTGGAATTTGCCCGAATTGATCACCACAGAGCGCTTATTTCAGGTATGGCAGAGGTAGTGTTTGGACAAAATAAAAAGACTGAGGACTCTATAGCCATTGCGCATAAGATTTATAAAGAAAACGGGAAAGTCCTGTTAACCCGCGTAAATGAGGATGTCTATAACGGGCTAAACATAGAGGGGGCCGCATACGACAAGGATGCCCGCGTTATTACGGCAAGCGTCAAAAACATTGAACAAACGGGTAAGGTGCTGATAATATCTGCCGGCACGGCAGACATACCTGTTGCTAAAGAGGCGGCACTTACGGCATCCTTTTTAGGGAGCGCTGTTGAGACACTGTTTGATGCAGGTGTAGCCGGGCTTCACAGAATACTAAAAAACATGAGGCTTTTTGACTCTGCAAACGCAATAGTTGTAATAGCCGGCATGGAGGGAGCGCTTCCCTCCGTAGTTGGCGCTCTTACCGACAAACCTATCATAGCTGTCCCAACATCCGTAGGATATGGCACATCGCTTGGCGGATTAACCGCCTTGTTTGCTATGTTGAACTCATGTGTTCCGGGCATAGCGGTTATGAATATAGATAATGGTTTTGGGGCAGGGTG